CGACCACGTGGTGCTGCCGCCGGTGGACGTGGCCGCCGGCGACTATATCGTCATCCACGCCACCACCGACGGACTCGGCGAGGACGAGGTGGACGGGCCGGATGCCTCCGGCCACGAGCAGGCGGTGGCGGGCGCGTGGGACTTCTGGCTGGCGGAAGGCGGCGGCCTGTCAGGCAACAACGGCGTCATCACCTTGTATGCGGCGCCGGACGGGGAACTGATCGACGGCGTGATCTACAGCAACCGCACCTCGGAGTCGGACGACCGCTACCGCGGCTTCGGCAGCAAGGCCACCATGCAGCGCGCCGACACGCTCGCGGCACTGGGCGGCTGGACATTCGCCGGCGACCTGGTAGCCCCCGAGGACGCGATCGACTCGGACGCCACCACCTCCACCCGTTCGCTGAACCGGGACAGTTCGTCAACCGACACCGACAGCGCCGCCGACTGGCACACCGTCCCCACCCGCGGCGCCACCCTCGGCGCTCCCAACAGCGACGCCGTGCACGAGGGCTAGGCGGCCGGAGCGGAGACCTGAAGGACTACCGGTGGTCTTGGACTACAGGTAGTCCTTGAACAGGCCCTCGATGGTCTCGCGGGGCACGGCGCCGACCTGCTGGCCGACCACGCTGCCGCCCTTGAACAACAGCAGCGTCGGGATGCTGACGATGTTGAACTTCTGCGCGATCTCGCCGTTGTCGTCCACGTCGACCTTGGCGATCTTGAGCCGACCGGCGTAGTCCTGGGAGAGTTGCTCCAGCACCGGGGCGACCATCTTGCACGGCATGCACCATTCGGCCCAGAAGTCCACCAACACGGGCGTATCGGACTGAATGACCTCGGTATCGAAATTTCCCTGATCGATCGTTACTGCGGCTGACATGGAGCAAATATACTGCCGCGGCGTCCCCCGGAGAAACCGTGGACCTGACCCGCACCAGACGCTGGGCGGGCTGGTGGGCAGTGCGTCAGTTTGAAATCACGGGACGCTACCACTCGCTAGCAACCGGGCTACGCCTGCCGCGCCACTCTTCTGGTAGGTCTTCGGACGGTTCGGCTTCGGAGCCCTCGCGTCGATCAGTTCGCCGGCTCCGGGATCGCTTCCGCGTCCTTTGGGTTCGCACTGCCGGATGCCGGGGGCGCCGGCTTCGTCAGGCCAGCAGTTCGGCCATCGCGCGGGCCATCAGGGTGCGCGGGGCGGTGCCGCGCTCGCGGCGCAGCAGCTCCACGAACCAGGTGCCCACGACCACGTACTCGACGTGCGGGGTGAGCGCGGCGACCTGCGCGCCGGTGCGGATGCCGAATCCGGCCATCGGCTTGCCGCCGAGCTCGCCGATGCGGCGCAGGAACGCCAGGTTGTCCTGGCCGATCTCGGTGTAACTGCCGGTGATGCCCTTGCGCAGCGCGGCGTATACGAGGTCGGTGTCGGCGCCGGTGACCACCGTCCGCAGGCGTTCCGGCAGGGTGCTCGGCACCACCACCGGGATCACGGCCACCCCGGCGTCCCTGCCGGCGGCGTACAGGCCCTCGTCGTAATCGGGCGGCAGGTCGGGGGCGATGATGGCGTCGGCGCCGGCGTCGCGGCAGCGCTGCACGAAGCGGGCCACGCCGTTCTGGAAAATCGGGTTGGCGTAGCTCATCACCGCGACCGGCACGCCGGTAAAGGCGCGCAGCGCCTCCACCAGGGCGAACCCGCGCTCCTGGGTGAAGCCGGCGGCGAGCGCCTCGTCGCAGGCCACCTGGATGTGCGGCCCGTCGGCGGTGGGGTCGCTGAACGGAAACTGCACCTCCAGGTACGCCGCGCCGCCGTCGACCAGTCCCTTGCCCACCTCCAGCGACGCCTCCCAGCTCGGGAACGACGCCACCAAGTGGGTCATGATGCGCGCGCCCGGCCGCCCGCTCATGGCCGGCCTCCGGTGCCGTTCCCGGCCGGCGCCGGCGCCTCGCCCGCGACGGCGGCCACGGTCCCGGACGGCACCGCGGCTTCGGGTCCAGGCGGCGCGGCTTCGGTACCCGCGGCTTTTGCGGCGGCGGCCAGGGAGGCGGCTTCGCGCTGCAGGAACTCGCGCCAGCGTGCCGGGTCCAGCTCGCGGGC
This Spirochaetaceae bacterium DNA region includes the following protein-coding sequences:
- the trxA gene encoding thioredoxin gives rise to the protein MSAAVTIDQGNFDTEVIQSDTPVLVDFWAEWCMPCKMVAPVLEQLSQDYAGRLKIAKVDVDDNGEIAQKFNIVSIPTLLLFKGGSVVGQQVGAVPRETIEGLFKDYL
- the trpA gene encoding tryptophan synthase subunit alpha — its product is MSGRPGARIMTHLVASFPSWEASLEVGKGLVDGGAAYLEVQFPFSDPTADGPHIQVACDEALAAGFTQERGFALVEALRAFTGVPVAVMSYANPIFQNGVARFVQRCRDAGADAIIAPDLPPDYDEGLYAAGRDAGVAVIPVVVPSTLPERLRTVVTGADTDLVYAALRKGITGSYTEIGQDNLAFLRRIGELGGKPMAGFGIRTGAQVAALTPHVEYVVVGTWFVELLRRERGTAPRTLMARAMAELLA